The region TTCCTGATACTTGAGTACATTCCATATCTGTTCATCAGGGTTGAGTTCAGGCGCATAGGCAGGGAACCTCCTTGTGTAGAGTCGTTTTCTGTTTTCATAGAGAAACTGTTTCACGTCGACACGTCTGTGGGGACCGCCGTTGTCCCACAGCAGCACTATGTTGCCG is a window of Candidatus Sysuiplasma acidicola DNA encoding:
- a CDS encoding transposase; this translates as GNIVLLWDNGGPHRRVDVKQFLYENRKRLYTRRFPAYAPELNPDEQIWNVLKYQELSNWCPDTVEEMKARVKGVMSRLKRNPERIRNAMVHSRLPLPSIRACRQ